The proteins below are encoded in one region of Homo sapiens chromosome 2, GRCh38.p14 Primary Assembly:
- the AQP7B gene encoding putative aquaporin-7B isoform X5, producing MEVWGQVLCPPALVTSLWLLSIYKSEGQNMVQASGHRRSTRGSKMVSWSVIAKIQEIWCEEDERKMVREFLAEFMSTYVMMVFGLGSVAHMVLNKTYGSYLGVNLGFGFGVTMGVHVAGRISGAHMNAAVTFTNCALGRVPWRKFPVHVLGQFLGSFLAAATIYSLFYTAILHFSGGELMVTGPFATAGIFATYLPDHMTLWRGFLNEEWLTRMLQLCLFTITDQENNPALPGTHALVISILVVIIRVSHGINTGYAINPSRDPPPSIFTFIAGWGKQVFSDGENWWWVPVVAPLLGASLGGIIYLVFIGSTIPREPLKLEDSVAYEDHGITVLPKMGSHEPMISPLTLISVSLANRSSVHSAPPLHESMALEHF from the exons GTCCACCCGTGGCTCCAAAATGGTCTCCTGGTCCGTGATAGCAAAGATCCAGGAAATATGGTGCGAGGAAGATGAGAGGAAGATGGTGCGAGAGTTCTTGGCCGAGTTCATGAGCACATATGTCATGATG GTATTCGGCCTTGGTTCTGTGGCCCATATGGTTCTAAATAAAACATATGGGAGCTACCTTGGTGTCAACTTGGGTTTTGGCTTCGGGGTCACCATGGGAGTCCACGTGGCAGGCCGCATCTCTG GAGCCCACATGAATGCAGCTGTGACCTTCACTAACTGTGCGCTGGGCCGCGTGCCCTGGAGGAAGTTTCCAGTCCATGTGCTGGGGCAGTTCCTGGGCTCCTTCCTGGCAGCTGCCACCATCTACAGTCTCTTCTACA CGGCCATTCTCCACTTTTCGGGTGGAGAGCTGATGGTGACCGGTCCCTTTGCTACAGCTGGCATTTTTGCCACCTACCTTCCTGATCACATGACATTGTGGCGGGGCTTCCTGAATGAG GAGTGGCTGACCAGGATGCTCCAGCTGTGTCTCTTCACCATCACGGACCAGGAGAACAACCCAGCACTGCCAGGAACACACGCGCTGGTGATAAGCATCCTCGTGGTCATCATCAGGGTGTCCCATGGCATAAACACAGGATATGCCATCAATCCATCCCGGGACCCGCCCCCCAGCATCTTCACCTTCATTGCTGGCTGGGGCAAACAGGTCTTCAG CGATGGGGAGAactggtggtgggtgccagtgGTGGCACCACTTCTGGGTGCCTCTCTAGGTGGCATCATCTACCTGGTCTTCATTGGCTCCACCATCCCACGGGAGCCCCTGAAATTGGAGGACTCTGTGGCGTATGAAGACCACGGGATAACCGTATTGCCCAAGATGGGATCTCATGAACCCATGATCTCTCCCCTCACCCTCATCTCCGTGAGCCTTGCCAACAGATCTTCAGTCCACTCTGCCCCACCCTTACATGAATCCATGGCCCTAGAGCACTTCTAA
- the AQP7B gene encoding putative aquaporin-7B: MVQASGHRRSTRGSKMVSWSVIAKIQEIWCEEDERKMVREFLAEFMSTYVMMVFGLGSVAHMVLNKTYGSYLGVNLGFGFGVTMGVHVAGRISGAHMNAAVTFTNCALGRVPWRKFPVHVLGQFLGSFLAAATIYSLFYTAILHFSGGELMVTGPFATAGIFATYLPDHMTLWRGFLNEEWLTRMLQLCLFTITDQENNPALPGTHALVISILVVIIRVSHGINTGYAINPSRDPPPSIFTFIAGWGKQVFSDGENWWWVPVVAPLLGASLGGIIYLVFIGSTIPREPLKLEDSVAYEDHGITVLPKMGSHEPMISPLTLISVSLANRSSVHSAPPLHESMALEHF; this comes from the exons GTCCACCCGTGGCTCCAAAATGGTCTCCTGGTCCGTGATAGCAAAGATCCAGGAAATATGGTGCGAGGAAGATGAGAGGAAGATGGTGCGAGAGTTCTTGGCCGAGTTCATGAGCACATATGTCATGATG GTATTCGGCCTTGGTTCTGTGGCCCATATGGTTCTAAATAAAACATATGGGAGCTACCTTGGTGTCAACTTGGGTTTTGGCTTCGGGGTCACCATGGGAGTCCACGTGGCAGGCCGCATCTCTG GAGCCCACATGAATGCAGCTGTGACCTTCACTAACTGTGCGCTGGGCCGCGTGCCCTGGAGGAAGTTTCCAGTCCATGTGCTGGGGCAGTTCCTGGGCTCCTTCCTGGCAGCTGCCACCATCTACAGTCTCTTCTACA CGGCCATTCTCCACTTTTCGGGTGGAGAGCTGATGGTGACCGGTCCCTTTGCTACAGCTGGCATTTTTGCCACCTACCTTCCTGATCACATGACATTGTGGCGGGGCTTCCTGAATGAG GAGTGGCTGACCAGGATGCTCCAGCTGTGTCTCTTCACCATCACGGACCAGGAGAACAACCCAGCACTGCCAGGAACACACGCGCTGGTGATAAGCATCCTCGTGGTCATCATCAGGGTGTCCCATGGCATAAACACAGGATATGCCATCAATCCATCCCGGGACCCGCCCCCCAGCATCTTCACCTTCATTGCTGGCTGGGGCAAACAGGTCTTCAG CGATGGGGAGAactggtggtgggtgccagtgGTGGCACCACTTCTGGGTGCCTCTCTAGGTGGCATCATCTACCTGGTCTTCATTGGCTCCACCATCCCACGGGAGCCCCTGAAATTGGAGGACTCTGTGGCGTATGAAGACCACGGGATAACCGTATTGCCCAAGATGGGATCTCATGAACCCATGATCTCTCCCCTCACCCTCATCTCCGTGAGCCTTGCCAACAGATCTTCAGTCCACTCTGCCCCACCCTTACATGAATCCATGGCCCTAGAGCACTTCTAA
- the AQP7B gene encoding putative aquaporin-7B isoform X2 — MVQASGHRRSTRGSKMVSWSVIAKIQEIWCEEDERKMVREFLAEFMSTYVMMEWLTRMLQLCLFTITDQENNPALPGTHALVISILVVIIRVSHGINTGYAINPSRDPPPSIFTFIAGWGKQVFSDGENWWWVPVVAPLLGASLGGIIYLVFIGSTIPREPLKLEDSVAYEDHGITVLPKMGSHEPMISPLTLISVSLANRSSVHSAPPLHESMALEHF, encoded by the exons GTCCACCCGTGGCTCCAAAATGGTCTCCTGGTCCGTGATAGCAAAGATCCAGGAAATATGGTGCGAGGAAGATGAGAGGAAGATGGTGCGAGAGTTCTTGGCCGAGTTCATGAGCACATATGTCATGATG GAGTGGCTGACCAGGATGCTCCAGCTGTGTCTCTTCACCATCACGGACCAGGAGAACAACCCAGCACTGCCAGGAACACACGCGCTGGTGATAAGCATCCTCGTGGTCATCATCAGGGTGTCCCATGGCATAAACACAGGATATGCCATCAATCCATCCCGGGACCCGCCCCCCAGCATCTTCACCTTCATTGCTGGCTGGGGCAAACAGGTCTTCAG CGATGGGGAGAactggtggtgggtgccagtgGTGGCACCACTTCTGGGTGCCTCTCTAGGTGGCATCATCTACCTGGTCTTCATTGGCTCCACCATCCCACGGGAGCCCCTGAAATTGGAGGACTCTGTGGCGTATGAAGACCACGGGATAACCGTATTGCCCAAGATGGGATCTCATGAACCCATGATCTCTCCCCTCACCCTCATCTCCGTGAGCCTTGCCAACAGATCTTCAGTCCACTCTGCCCCACCCTTACATGAATCCATGGCCCTAGAGCACTTCTAA
- the AQP7B gene encoding putative aquaporin-7B isoform X3 translates to MVSWSVIAKIQEIWCEEDERKMVREFLAEFMSTYVMMEWLTRMLQLCLFTITDQENNPALPGTHALVISILVVIIRVSHGINTGYAINPSRDPPPSIFTFIAGWGKQVFSDGENWWWVPVVAPLLGASLGGIIYLVFIGSTIPREPLKLEDSVAYEDHGITVLPKMGSHEPMISPLTLISVSLANRSSVHSAPPLHESMALEHF, encoded by the exons ATGGTCTCCTGGTCCGTGATAGCAAAGATCCAGGAAATATGGTGCGAGGAAGATGAGAGGAAGATGGTGCGAGAGTTCTTGGCCGAGTTCATGAGCACATATGTCATGATG GAGTGGCTGACCAGGATGCTCCAGCTGTGTCTCTTCACCATCACGGACCAGGAGAACAACCCAGCACTGCCAGGAACACACGCGCTGGTGATAAGCATCCTCGTGGTCATCATCAGGGTGTCCCATGGCATAAACACAGGATATGCCATCAATCCATCCCGGGACCCGCCCCCCAGCATCTTCACCTTCATTGCTGGCTGGGGCAAACAGGTCTTCAG CGATGGGGAGAactggtggtgggtgccagtgGTGGCACCACTTCTGGGTGCCTCTCTAGGTGGCATCATCTACCTGGTCTTCATTGGCTCCACCATCCCACGGGAGCCCCTGAAATTGGAGGACTCTGTGGCGTATGAAGACCACGGGATAACCGTATTGCCCAAGATGGGATCTCATGAACCCATGATCTCTCCCCTCACCCTCATCTCCGTGAGCCTTGCCAACAGATCTTCAGTCCACTCTGCCCCACCCTTACATGAATCCATGGCCCTAGAGCACTTCTAA
- the AQP7B gene encoding putative aquaporin-7B isoform X4, whose translation MVTGPFATAGIFATYLPDHMTLWRGFLNEEWLTRMLQLCLFTITDQENNPALPGTHALVISILVVIIRVSHGINTGYAINPSRDPPPSIFTFIAGWGKQVFSDGENWWWVPVVAPLLGASLGGIIYLVFIGSTIPREPLKLEDSVAYEDHGITVLPKMGSHEPMISPLTLISVSLANRSSVHSAPPLHESMALEHF comes from the exons ATGGTGACCGGTCCCTTTGCTACAGCTGGCATTTTTGCCACCTACCTTCCTGATCACATGACATTGTGGCGGGGCTTCCTGAATGAG GAGTGGCTGACCAGGATGCTCCAGCTGTGTCTCTTCACCATCACGGACCAGGAGAACAACCCAGCACTGCCAGGAACACACGCGCTGGTGATAAGCATCCTCGTGGTCATCATCAGGGTGTCCCATGGCATAAACACAGGATATGCCATCAATCCATCCCGGGACCCGCCCCCCAGCATCTTCACCTTCATTGCTGGCTGGGGCAAACAGGTCTTCAG CGATGGGGAGAactggtggtgggtgccagtgGTGGCACCACTTCTGGGTGCCTCTCTAGGTGGCATCATCTACCTGGTCTTCATTGGCTCCACCATCCCACGGGAGCCCCTGAAATTGGAGGACTCTGTGGCGTATGAAGACCACGGGATAACCGTATTGCCCAAGATGGGATCTCATGAACCCATGATCTCTCCCCTCACCCTCATCTCCGTGAGCCTTGCCAACAGATCTTCAGTCCACTCTGCCCCACCCTTACATGAATCCATGGCCCTAGAGCACTTCTAA